The Aspergillus fumigatus Af293 chromosome 3, whole genome shotgun sequence region AACGTGAATACGTTTAATGGCAATAACTAAACGTACCTCCATTTCATGTTCGATTCCACTTTCAGCAGATCCTTAAAGTCGATACCCCACGGCCTTCCCGGAGTAGCCTCTAGCATGAAGCGGCCGAACTCGGGATGAAAATGAGGAGGTTCTTCGCCCTCACTAACTCGCTCGTATTAGGCAGATCCGGCGATAAAGCACACGGTTGGCATAGCTTACTGTTCTTTACCATGCGCCGGACCAGAGCGCTTCTCCTTCCACAATGCCTCGTCTCTAGCCAAGGACTTGAGAATCTCAGCTTGAGCCAGAGACAATCGTGCCTTTTTGACCTCGTCATCGATAGCTACCACAAGATACTCGACCTGATTCCGTGTGAGCCATTTGGCCAAAAAGGGCAACCAGCTCGATGAAGGCGCTATCTACCTCGTCACCCCATAGTAGGGCATCACGCTCTTTCCCTTTGGCCCTGTTCCAGATAGCCAGTAATTGCTATCAGTTATGTCAGTAAGGGACCCGGTATCCCATGTCGCATGGACAGAGAACATTGACTTCAAGGGACTGACCTCAATTCCCCATTTCCGCACTTGATCGGAACGTTTCTTGGCTTCCTCCCAATCAAGTGCTGTTCCAAGTGCTCTTAAGCTAACATTAGCACCAGATTTTGCGCATCGTCGCTCTTGACATACAGTAAACCCATCGTATCATGAAAGACCCAACCAACCCAGTACAAGCAACCAAAGCAATCAAGCCGAGGACAGATCCGAGAACCCACACTGAGGAGGCGGAAATTCCTGGCAGTCTAGGCCTCGAATGAACGCGGGGCCAGCGAGTAAGGTGCAACCAATGTCCGTGGCAAGTGATGCAAACTCTCTAAAGTACacaggaacagaagaagaaggggtgAGATTATCTGATCATCGCAGAAGTGATGGTTGGACTTTATCTGCTTTTTCGCGCCGAAGCTTCGGTGGCCGGAATCAACCGCCTATTGGAGTAAACCTTCCCACTGGCATAGTAGTGGGGGAGGATTTTTCGTTCCCGCGGGGCAGCAAAATTGGAACAGTCACTAAACCCATCTATGTTCGCTGATAATACGGCGGAAACTGCGCGAAGAGGATTTATAAGCAACAACCTGGAAATAACTAACTACTCCAAAGCGCGGAGACATCGGATCATGTGATTACGTCTGTGGCACGTAATAGGGTAGTACGTAGTTCACGTATCTTGCttattttttcttttttctttttttttttttgaagCGAATAACTAGGACATAGACACTTTTGTAGCTTACTGTTGATTTGTGATGAGTCGTTGGAAGAGATCTGAACTCCTCGATACGCCGGTGCGATTTAGAGTAGCGCACCATGGATGATGTATTGTCTATATGGCCTTCTTTTAATGCAAACTTCGGAATTGacctccaggaagagctgAAAATTGACTTTTTCTTAGTTTATGGTACTCCAGGAAAGACTGTTTATTGGGAAAATGAGGCAGTCCCTGCGGAATGGTATGACTTATTGAGACTGCAACGACATCAGTCCATCCATGAGCCGCTCGGAATGGCCACATTTCGAACTCGACTTCTGGCATAACGGAGGGAAAGACAGGAAGCGGAGACGGGAATACAAGAGCACGAAGAGCTATTTTCTGCTGCAAAGCAGATTTGCTGAAAATACCATaggccaacagcatcagCCATCGCCAGCCACCTTTTAGATCGACTGAAGCTCTCACACATGACCAACTCAACACCGTGTAAAGATGTAGTCCCTGCAGAATGCGCCTCGATGGATCAAGAGGGCTTAGGTCTCGGCAACTTCATTGTGAAGAAAGATCCTAACGCCAGTCGATACATGGACAAATAACCTCATAATCTTATTATGTACACAGTCGGGTCCTTCGCTCATTTCGAATGCACAGCTGGTCTCTCACAAATCAGTTGCTCCGGGCGCCATTCTTCGCAGCTCGCAGCTCATCCATCTTGGCGACGCGCTTCTTGAATTCCTCATATTGACACTTCTCGTAGCTGTGTCTCTCGTCCTGTACAGAAATTCAAGGGTTAGTAGCTGCCGAAAAACCGAAATTATTTACTGGCACGCAAAGCACAGTTGTAATACCTCGCATTTCCAAGGAAGGTAGTACTCCTGCTGTCGGCAACGGTTCAATGGGATCAGGAGGTGTGCACAGGAGTCTCGGTACGGCAGCGGAAGACGAGCGTCGGACATTTCTTGACGGGAAGCGACTATCTCAATGAGTTAGCAGCCATTGCAGATATCCATCCTTCGGCGTCCGATTCCACAATTCGAGTGCTAATGGCACCAAAACATACCAGTGCTATCCGCGAGCCCAACGGCGCTCTTCACTGACTCCACGACAGTCATATTGATGGAGAAAACAATGCACGGAAGAGTATGGTTGAAGGATAAGCGACCGGGCAGCGATGTTTGCAGCTCTCCTACTGGCATTGCTGTTCCTTCGTTCCGATACGGTCAGGTGATACCACGTGATGTATTTTCCGCAATAGGACTAACGCATCTCTGGACCACTTTACGCGGTTCTTTCCTCCCCAAGCGCGTCTTCGCTAGCCAGCCTGCGAAGCATCGCGTTTCTGGGATGTCAGCGAGTGTTCAACGAGCCACTGGTGGCTAATACTTCATCTTTTCGTCTCCAAAGCTGTTGTTTCATATTCTATTGGACTcctatattattaaatgtTCTTAAATGCCCAAAGATAGGTTAATTTAGGCGCTGCGATTGGTCATCACAGGCCGTCAAGCCGCGTCAAATCAACCGCTGTTAACAGTTCGGGAACATACTGATTGCATCACAACGGTTTGCGGAGACGGGCATTATGGCGGCGGTGGATTTCTCAAAAATCTATTCTGCTACATACAGCAGCGTAAGTCTCTTCTAATTGCGTATCTCTGTTTTCCCTACAGCCTCAAATTTTCCCCAATGCCTCTTTCCATCCATTTTGCCCCTTCCTTCGCCGCGAAGCCAATCTAACGCAGTTCAATAGGTTCCAGTTTACGAGTTCAAAGTCGATGGCGAAAGTGTTATGCGCCGACGAGGCGATGATTGGATCAATGCTACACATATTCTTAAAGTAGCTGGTTTTGACAAGCCAGCGAGAACCCGGATTCTCGAGCGTGAAGTCCAGAAAGGGACTCATGAGAAGGTTCAGGGTGGTTATGGCAAATACCAGGGTAGGATATTCTACACGGTCAAGTGTCGTCGTTTGCCATTCGGCTAACATTGTCGATAGGAACATGGATCCCACTTCACGAGGGTCGTTTACTCGCCGAGCGCAATAACATCATTGACAAGCTAAGGCCTATTTTCGACTATGTAGCAGGGGATCACA contains the following coding sequences:
- a CDS encoding NADH dehydrogenase [ubiquinone] 1 beta subcomplex subunit 7 — encoded protein: MTVVESVKSAVGLADSTVASRQEMSDARLPLPYRDSCAHLLIPLNRCRQQEYYLPWKCEDERHSYEKCQYEEFKKRVAKMDELRAAKNGARSN